GCGCCGCGCCACGAAGGTGCAGCGGGCCATGCGACGGGGCACATGCCATCCGCGATGTGCCATCCGACCGTGACCGTGGCCAAGAGGCACCAGACACAACAGCGCACTTCAACAAGGAGGACCATATGGACAGCACGTTTCCCAAGGGGTTCTATTGGGGAGGCGCCACCGCCGCCAACCAGTTCGAGGGAGCCTGGGACGTCGACGGACGCGGGCCTTCCGTGGACGATCACTTCACGGGTGGCAGCTTCGAGCGCCCTCGCGAGATCACGCGCGACATCCGCCCCGACGTGCTCTATCCCAACCATGATGGCATCGACTTCTACCATCACTACCATGAGGACCTCGGCCTGTTCGCCGAGATGGGCTTCAACATGTTCCGCATGTCCATCTCGTGGAGCCGCATCTTCCCCAACGGGGATGACGCGGAGCCTAACGAGGCCGGGCTTGCCTTCTACGACAGGGTCTTCGACCGCTGTCATGAGCTGGGCATCGAGCCTCTGGTGACCCTCTCGCACTACGAGATGCCCTACCACCTGGTGGATGAGTACGACGGCTGGTCCTCGCGCGACCTCATCGGCTTCTTCGAGCGCTACTGCCAGGTCGTGCTCGACCGCTATCACGACAAGGTCACCCACTGGCTCACCTTCAACGAGATCAACTGCGGCGTCATGGACATGGGCGCCATGATGGAGACGGGCATCATCCAGGGCTTCGAGGGCCCGGCGAGTGACATCCGTACCACGGCCCAGCAGCGGTTCCAGGCGCTCCATCACCAGTTCGTGGCAAGCGGCCGCGTGGTGCGCTACGCCCATGACCACTACCCCGAGCTCAAGATGGGCAACATGGACTGCTTCATCCTGTCGTACCCGGCCACGTGCGACCCGGCCGACGTCCTCGCCAACCAGGCCCAGATGCGCACCGCCAACTGGTTCTGCTCGGACGTCCAGGTGCGAGGCGCGTACCCCTCCTATGCCGCGCGGCTCTTTGCCGAGAATGACGTGCACCTGGCCATGGAGCCCGGCGACCTCGATGACATCGCGGCCGGCAAGGTCGACTTCTACACCTTCTCGTACTACATGAGCACCACCACCGGCACGCATGACGACTTCGCCGAGACTGCCGGCAACATGACCTTCGGCGGCGAGAACCCCTACCTCGAGAAGACCGATTGGGGCTGGCAGATCGACCCGGCAGGTCTCCGGTATGCCCTCAACGAGATCTACGACCGCTATCAGATCCCGCTCATGGTGGTGGAGAACGGCATGGGTGCCAAGGACGTGGTCGAGGCCGACGGCTCCGTCCATGACCAGTACCGCATCGACTACCTCAAGAAGCATGTGCGCGCGATGGGGGAGGCCATCGCCGATGGCGTCGACCTCATCGGCTATACCTGGTGGGGACCGATCGACCTGGTGTCTGCCGGCACCGGCGAGATGCGCAAGCGCTACGGTTTCATCTATGTCGACAAGCACGACGACGGTACGGGGAGCTACGAGCGCAGCCGCAAGGACTCGTTCTACGCGTACCAGAGGATCATCAGGTCGAATGGCGAGGAAGGCCTGGAGTAGCGCCTCGGCGCCGCTCCTGTGAGGAAAGGGGACTGCAATGGGTCTGTTCGACAGGTTCAAGAAGGAGAGCGTACCTGACCCCATCACGACGCACGTCGGCACCGACGAGGTGGCCGCCCCGGTCCCGGGGCGCGCGATCGCCCTCGCCGACGTGCCCGACCCCGTCTTCGCGGGTGGGGTCCTGGGGCAAGGCCTCGGCATCTGGCCGAGCGATGGCATCTGCTACGCCCCGGTGGCCGGTACCGTCACGGCCACCACGGCGACCAACCATGCGGTGGGCCTCACCACGGCAGACGGCATCGAGGTGCTGATCCATATCGGAGTCGACACCGTCGACATGAAGGGCG
This genomic stretch from Atopobiaceae bacterium harbors:
- a CDS encoding glycoside hydrolase family 1 protein, whose translation is MDSTFPKGFYWGGATAANQFEGAWDVDGRGPSVDDHFTGGSFERPREITRDIRPDVLYPNHDGIDFYHHYHEDLGLFAEMGFNMFRMSISWSRIFPNGDDAEPNEAGLAFYDRVFDRCHELGIEPLVTLSHYEMPYHLVDEYDGWSSRDLIGFFERYCQVVLDRYHDKVTHWLTFNEINCGVMDMGAMMETGIIQGFEGPASDIRTTAQQRFQALHHQFVASGRVVRYAHDHYPELKMGNMDCFILSYPATCDPADVLANQAQMRTANWFCSDVQVRGAYPSYAARLFAENDVHLAMEPGDLDDIAAGKVDFYTFSYYMSTTTGTHDDFAETAGNMTFGGENPYLEKTDWGWQIDPAGLRYALNEIYDRYQIPLMVVENGMGAKDVVEADGSVHDQYRIDYLKKHVRAMGEAIADGVDLIGYTWWGPIDLVSAGTGEMRKRYGFIYVDKHDDGTGSYERSRKDSFYAYQRIIRSNGEEGLE
- a CDS encoding glucose PTS transporter subunit IIA — translated: MGLFDRFKKESVPDPITTHVGTDEVAAPVPGRAIALADVPDPVFAGGVLGQGLGIWPSDGICYAPVAGTVTATTATNHAVGLTTADGIEVLIHIGVDTVDMKGEGFKRFVEKDDVVAAGSPLVSFDVDKIKAAGHDEVVICVVSNTPEFASVEALASGEVEAGSPAIKVTRK